ACGTGGGCAGCGAGCTGGGGCGGCCCGACGACGGCACCGATTCTACCGGCTTTTTCAATGACGAATTCTACGTTGGTCTGAAACCCTACAACGATCCGAGCTGGCAAAAAAGCTCCGCGCACACCAAGCAGGAACTGATCGACAACCTGGAAAAACGCTTTGCCGCCTTCCCCGGCATCATCTTCAACTACACCCAGCCCGCCGAGGATGCCGTCGATGAAGCCCTCACCGGCCTCAAGAGCGCACTCGCCGTCAAGGTCTTCGGCCCCGACCTGCACACCTTGCAGGATCTCGCCATCCAGGTGCGCAAAACCCTGTCCACCATCCCCGGTTATACCGACTTGACCGTGGTGAAAGAGCTGGGCCAACCCAGCATCGCGGTGCAGATCAACCGCGCCGCCATCGCTCGCTACGGCATCAACGTCAACGACGTGGAAGCCGTCGTCGAGGCCGGCGTGGGTGGCAATGCGGTCTCCCAGGTCGTGCATGGCGAAGAGCTGTTCGATATGGTGGTGCGCATGGAGCCGCAGTACCGCAGCAGTCCGCAGGCCATCGGCAGCCTGCTGGTAGCCGGCCCCGGCGGCCAGGAGATCCCCCTCCGCGAGCTGGCCGCCATCAGCGAACAGGACAGCCCTTCGTTCGTCTACCGCGAAAACAACGAGCGTTACATTGGCGTGCAGTACAGCATCCAGGGACGCGACCTGGAGCATGCCGTGGATGCCGGCAAGGCCGCACTCGCGCAAAACCTGCACCTGCCCCAGGGCTACCGCTTGGTCTGGGGCGGCGAATACAGTGAGTATGTAGCCGCGCGCCAGCAGATCTCCGTCGTCGCTCCGCTGGTGCTGTTGCTCATCCTGCTCATTCTGTTTGCCCTCTACGGCAACTTCAAGTTCCCCATCATCATCATGATTTCCGTGCTCCTCACCCTGCCCGAAGGAGCGCTGTTCGCACTCTGGGCGACGGGCACTGCCTTCAGCGTTTCCTCCGCCCTGGGCCTGCTGGCCGTCACCGGCGTGGCCGCGGAAGAAACCGTCATCCTGGTTTCGTACATCAACAAGCTGCGCTTGCAGGGCGAGGAGATTACGCCCGCCTCGGTGAGCGCGGCGGTTTTGCGGCTGCGGCCCATCCTGATCACCGCCCTGGTCGCCTGCCTGGGCCTGCTGCCGGCGGCGTTGTCCCACGGCATTGGCAGCGATACCCAGCGGCCTTTCGCGCTGGTGATCGTCTCCGGCATGATCTCCACCCTCGTGCTGGGGCTGTGCATCAACCCCATCCTCTACAAGCTCGCGGCCCGCAAAGGCGACGCGCTCCAGGTCTGACGGCGCGCCCGGCCAGGCTGGGGCTACCGGGGCCCCAGCCTGGCCGGGCGTAAGCGGGTCGCGTGGCGCAGCCACGCGCGGCCACGCGCCTGTCGTATGATGGCGGTATGTGGCGCCGCCTGCCTCTCTTCTGGTTTGTGATTGCGCTTGCCGCCTGGGCACAGACCCCGCAGCCGTTCGCGCCGCTGACACAATGGGAAACGGCAGTGCGCGCCGGCAACCCAGCCGCCGTAACGGCGATGTACTCGGCGGCGCCGCTGCCTGAACTCATTGTCTCCACCGGCGTCATCAGTGACGTGCCGCGCGAGGCCACTTTCTGGGCCACCTGGGAGAAACAGGGCCTCACCCGCCTGGCCATCACCCCGATCGTGAGTCGCGCGCTGGGCCCGGACCTGCATGCCGTCGGCTTTGAAGCCGGCATTTACTTCACCAGCCGCTCCGGTCCGCACAGCTTTTATCTATTCGTCCAGCAGACCTGGCAGAAGCAGGCCGCGGGCTGGCGCATCATCAGCGGCGGCCGCACCGACCTGGCGCGGCTCCGCCAGCCGACCTCGCTCACCGGGCCGATCTACTCCAAATCCGCGGATGCGCACCAGCAAATCGCCACCGCCCTGGCGCAAGCCCGCACCCAGCACAAACTGGTGCTGCTCGATTTCGGCGGCAACTGGTGCTACGACTGCCACGTCCTCGACTTGGCGTTTCAGCGTTCCGATCTCGCGCCGCTGCTGACCTCCGACTACATTCTGGTCAATGTGGATGTGGAGGAGTTCAACTACAATCTTGACATCGTCAAGCAGTACGGCCTTTCGATCATGCAAGGCGTGCCCATGCTGGCGATCCTCAGTGCCGGCGGCAAGGTGCTGGCCAGCAGCTCGAACGGCTCGCTCCAGGCCACGCGCGGCCTCGGGCCGCAAGACCTGATCCGCTTCCTCGCCGACTGGCAGCCACCAGCCCAAAAAGGCTGAAGGCTTAGCCAAAAGGCGGGATCCCGGCCGGAGTTCCACCCCCACAGAAGTCGCCGCATCTGCCGCAAGGGTGCAATCAGGGTCTCCCGAAAGAAGCAATCTGCTCGCGTACTACGCGGCACTAGGGCTGGTCCTGGCCGCGGCGATTGCTCCCCTGTGGATGGTCTCCTTCCCTGGGATGATTGACTACCCTTCGCACCTGGTCCGCTGCTACAT
The sequence above is drawn from the Acidobacteriota bacterium genome and encodes:
- a CDS encoding thioredoxin family protein, which codes for MAQPRAATRLSYDGGMWRRLPLFWFVIALAAWAQTPQPFAPLTQWETAVRAGNPAAVTAMYSAAPLPELIVSTGVISDVPREATFWATWEKQGLTRLAITPIVSRALGPDLHAVGFEAGIYFTSRSGPHSFYLFVQQTWQKQAAGWRIISGGRTDLARLRQPTSLTGPIYSKSADAHQQIATALAQARTQHKLVLLDFGGNWCYDCHVLDLAFQRSDLAPLLTSDYILVNVDVEEFNYNLDIVKQYGLSIMQGVPMLAILSAGGKVLASSSNGSLQATRGLGPQDLIRFLADWQPPAQKG